The genomic DNA AAGGAACCCGGGATTTTAAAAGTTGAGTTAAATGCCCCGGTCGCGGTTGAAGTGACAGCAACTGTGGTGACAAGCGTACCGTCATAGGTGATTGATATCGGACGAAGGCCGTTGAAACCGCTACCTTTGATTGTAACGGTCTCGCCGGCGAACCCTGTACCGGGGTTTAACTGAAGACTGATTCCAAACATAAAGGTTGCGATTGGAGAAGTATTTTTAGAACTGTCCACTGCAACAACATTATGATTTCCTCGTGAAAGAGCTGGCAAGGTGATAGTGTTGGCAAAACTGCCATCTGCTAACACTGCCGCATTGAATCCCTGCAGGACAAGATTATCAATTTTAAATGTCACCGTACTCCCGGCAGCGAAACCTGTCCCTGCTATTGCTAATTGGTTTCCTTCGGTGAATGTTTTCGTTCCTCCAGCCGAATCCGGTAAAGAGATACTGGGTATGATACTGAACGAAATCGCCGTTGCTGCCATTCTATCATCTGCAGCAACAATTGAATAACTACCCTGGGGGTATTTAGGCACGGTGATTATCTCATAAATAGCCCCGGACTCTGATGAACTGGTAGGCGGTGATTGGATCGGTTCCGGGTTTATACTGCTTGGAGAACTGCCATAACTTGAATTGAAGAAATATATGTCAACAGGCTTACTTGGGGCAAATCCTCTGCCGCTGATGATGAACTGCTCCCCCACCCTCCCGCTGGATATATTAATGGAGATTTTGGGAAGGATCGTTAAAGCCCCATAAGCCACCTCCCCCGTAAGACTACTGCTTACAATAACTGAGGATACGCCTCCGGGGACCTCAAGTCCGATACTAACACTTGCAGTATACTTGCCATTACTTGGGACAATTAAAGAATAGGTGCCGATATTTGATATTTCAATTGTAATAAGATTAGGGGTGGTGGAGTTGTATTCCGCTGTCCCCGAAATATTAATGGTATCTCCCGGATAAGCCGATGCCGGGATTGCAACGGTTAACGCAGCTGCGCTGACCGAAAACACCGTCAGCCAGCAGATCAGGCATAAGCCTGTTATAATACCGCCCAAAAAGCTGGCTGGTTTATGTATAGTTCTGTGATTCATAAATGCTTATTTTCAGGGGGTACCCTTGATCAACGCCACCACTCTCCTCAAAACAAAATGTACAAGCCGCGTGGTGCGATATTTATACGTCAAACTTCTGCCCATTTTCAGACTTTGATGGGTATAGTCAATTGGTCCGGCACCCAATTCGGAGGTAGTGTGATTTTTTCAACATATTTCAGCCAGTAGTACTCATCAAGATATTTGACCACCGATTTTGTCACCCCTTTTTCCTGGTAGCCGAGTTTATTCGACAGGTATTTTTCCAGGGTGTCGCTGGGATGATTAGATTGATGGAAATCATCGATTACCAAATGCGCATCATGCTTAATTTGCTTGAGCCATATTCTATGATCGAAGGTTTGTCCTGTGCTTATTTTCTGGAAGTGCTCGATAACGTCCAATCCGCAGATCGGAAGAAGCCGGTCGTTTAATAAGTGCGCTATCTTTGATGCGCCGGTGATCCAAAGTCCTTGGATTGTTGTCAGCTCAGCATATATACGGCCGATACTATCAATTAACGCTCGATCTTCAATATCGATATCCGTTATTGAAGACGCCAGCAGGACTGTTATGTCTGGTTGTAATCTATCAATCGTCGCCAATACTGTCTCGGCCAGTTTACAACCTACCAATAAGTCATAATTGACCACATTTACATATCCGAATAGTACTTTGTGTTCAAATTCTTTAGGGCTGATTTCTTGGGGGAAAAAACGGAGACGGCTAATAAACTGCCGATCAGCGAGGAGTTTAATATACGGCCGATCTCCGCAAGTACGGTAGTAGTTACAAAATGCTGCCCAAGCCAGAGTATTGAAATTCAACATTTATTCCCCCACTCATATCAGCTCCCACTGGACCGCTTTGGAGACGGCTTGAGCACGATCGCGAGCCTCAAGTACCTGCAGAATCTGCCGTATCTCACGTTTAGTGGTTGATTGACTGGTAAAAATCTGCGTAGCAATATCTTTGCTGCAATAACCCTCGGACATGAGCTTCAATATTTCCAACTGCCTGTTTGTTAGAGCCGTGGTATTCTGATTTACAAGCAACGCCGGAAAGTCTGATATTATATGTTGGATAATCGTAGGGGATATTGGAAAACCACCGCTATTGGTTTGATGCACAGCTTCAATGATTGACTCTGCATCGCTGTCCTTCAATATAAATCCTGAGGCTCCTGCTTCCAAGGCGTCATGGAGAAACTCATTGATAAACAGGCTGAACATCATGATTTTTATGTTCGAATGATTTTCCTTGATTTGTTTGGTCGCGCCTATGCCGTCTAGTTCTGGCATTCGCACGTCCATAATTACTATGTCAGGTAACAATGACCTAGTTAACATCACCGCCTGAACCCCATTGATCGCTTCGCCTACAATTTCGATGGCGCCATCCATAGCCATTATCCGCTTTAGTCCTTCTCTCGCTATCTGATGGTCATCGGCTATTAAAACACGGACGCGCTCCTGTTTCAGTTGAAATTCGTGTCTAGGCACCGGCTTGTCATATACGATCATGTTTCAGTTCTTGCTCGGTTGATACAAAAGATAGCGTCAATATAAACCAAATATTGGCTTCTGAGAAGACCAAAAAGGGTCATCTTTTTAAGCCTTCTAAATTAAAATCCTTTTAATTAAGGCCCTCAGTATTTTGCGATAATAGCCAGTTAACCAGCATTTTTTACTCTTTAATCGTGTTAACTATGACTGAGTCATCAATCATTTTGGAAAACACAAAAAGGCCGGAATTTTTGGTTCGTTAGTGTCATATTAACGATACTCTTATTGATGTAAGTTTAATCTTTTGCACCTTAAGCCGGTTCGTTTTTTCTGTCACAATCATGCCCAAAGATGTTGGGCGTCTTATTTGACAGGTCGCTTGGCTTGATCAGATCCAATACGCCAGAGACACCCGGCAGATTCGCAGCAGGAGGTGAATGGTATGTAATGATGGACCCTGAGGTGACCCTGACATTAAACCAGAAAACAATAATTGAAAATTAAAAAAGGAGTTGTCATGCTTTCAAAACTTATCAATAGAATAATGAAAGGCAAAAAGGGTATTACCGGCCTTGAGACGGCCATTATCCTGATCGCTTTCGTCACCGTAGCTGCCGTGCTGGCCTACACTGTGCTCTCAGCCGGCTTGTTTTCTTCAGAACGCGGCAAGGAAGCCGTCTATGGTGGCTTAGAGAGTGCCCAGAGCACCCTGACCCTTAAGGGCTCGGTTATCGGCGAAGCCGCTACCACCGATCTTGATACCGTTACTTTCACTTTGGCGCTGGCTATTGCCGGGCCTAAGGTGGACATGGGCTCTCTGGTCGTCAACTACCTCGATGTCGATGAAGTTGTTATGGGTACTACCGATTTCACTTTTGCCCTTAGTGATGGTAGCACCGAACGCGGCGCCGCAGACATCCTTGAAGGTGATGAACAGATGGTCATAGTCTTAGACATCGCTACTATCGCTGCTACTACTCCACCCCAAGCCTACGACACCTTCACTGTTCAGATCATTCCGCCCACCGGAGCAAGCCTGACCATTCAGCGCACCCTGCCCGGCGGCCTGACTGCAGTGATGAATCTGAACTAACCGGATACCGGATTTTTAACAGTTAACCAGAGGACAGACGAAGCCCTCGAGTCATCCTCGAGGGCTTCGTCACAAATCAAGGAGAATACTGTGGACGTCAACAACCGAATCACCCAGATGGAAGACGAAATAAAAGTACTCAAGAACGAGGTACTGGCGGTTTTACTGGACATCAAGGAAAACATGCTGGAAACTGAAAATCCGTTTTCCAGACCGTCAGCTTTTGAAATGCCTGCGGTAAATATTACCCAATCCATCCCGTCGGCTCCTCCGTTATCCCAACACCAAGACATTAGCAACGGCAATGGCAATGGGCACAACCGGCATGAGTATTCCAATAACAAACCTAATGAAATCCCGGAGAAAGAGCAGCAGCCGGCTCCTGTTAATCCCCCAGTTATGGAAACCGAGCCAGAGACTGTCAATAACAGGAAAATCAGTGCTGACAAACCTGCGGGTGACATCCCTTCGCCGAATGGATTTATCACAGAAGACACTGACCTGACCCCCTTAAACGAGTCCAGTCTTAATGTTAGACTGTGACCGAAAAAGAAAGGGGGCTAGATGCCTAGAAAAGCTTTTACCGCGGAACAGATCATCAACAAGCTCCGTGAAGCCGAGCTGCTCTTAAATCAGGGCGCGAAAGTACCCGAGGTCTGCCGTAAGATCGGGGTTACTGACCAGACTTACTATCGATGGCGCAAGGAATATGGAGGCTTAAACGTCGACCAGGCCAAGCGACTCAAAGACCTGGAAAAAGAAAACGCCCAGCTGAAGCACCTGGTGGCCAATCTTTCCCTCGATAATGCCATATTGAAGGAAGCATCCCGGGGAAACTCCTAAGCCCGTCCCGGCGCCGTCAGGTGATAGCAAGAGTGCTTATCAGCCTGAAAATCTCCGAGAGACGGGCTTGCCAGGTGCTGGGTCAAGCCAGATCCACCCAGCGCCATAAAGAGTCGATCACCGACGATGAGGCACAGGTGACGGCGCGAATAACTGAATTGGCCAGTCAATACGGCCGATACGGGTACCGGAGAATCACGGCGATGTTGCAAATGGCTGGTTGGAGAGTCAATCACAAGAGGGTGGAACGGATCTGGAGAAAGGAAGGGCTGAAGGTACCCCAGAAGCAACCAAAGCGCGGTAGACTATGGCTGAATGACGGTTCCTGCATCAGGCTGCGTCCCGAGCATAGAGACCATGTCTGGAGCTACGATTTCGTTGCCGAAAGAACCGCTAACGGCCGGGCATTCCGAACTCTGAACATCATCGATGAATTCACGCGCGAGTGTCTGGCAATCAAAGTAGGCCGGCGCATCACCTCCCAGGAGGTCATCGACGCGTTGTTCGAGTTGTTCATCTTACGAGGCATCCCGGAATACATCAGGTCGGATAACGGACCGGAATTCACGGCCAAGCAGATCAGGAAATGGTTGAACCGAATCGGCGTCAAAACCCTGTTCATCGAGCCGGGGAGCCCCTGGGAGAACGGTTACATTGAATCCTTCAACGGGAAAATGAGAGACGAGCTGCTCAACCGGGAGATATTTTTTACCCTGACCGAGGCAAAGGTATTGATTGAACAGTGGAGGAAGGAATACAATCAAATACGCCCGCACAGCGCACTGGGTAACAGACCCCCGGCTCCAGAGGCCGTGATGAGCGCTGCACTAACTTAAAGAGTGGTACAACTAATGGGGGCAGGTCAATCACTGAACTTCAATGCACTGATAGGAGCGTGATATATTCCCTGCAGGTTTTATTGGCTAAATCTGAAGTTATGCGCCATTCAACGTTGATGCCGATATCTGCCATAATTGAGGAAAGAAGTTGGTAAACTACCGCGTGGTTCTACCCTATCCGGATAGGCCCAAACTTGCTATGTTACTCGTCCAGCACCCGGACAAATTCGCGTCTTTTCACAATGCAATATCGTGGCTGATCAGGTTTTTGTTAATCTAATTCGATCTTTATCCGATGGCACGCCGTCGCGGATAGTATTCCACTGAGTGTTACAAAATACTTCGTACTCACGGAAGGCACAGGGAATGCCCTGGGCTTGAATAAGATCGGGGTTGTCCATAAGCTGAAAATGAAGGTGCGGAGCGGTTGAATTACCTGAGTGGCCAACTCTGCCCAACAACTGGCCGTGGGTGACAGTTTGACCGGCGGTGACCACTATGGAACCAGTCTGCATGTGGGCCAGCAGGGAGAAGGCACCGTTGTCACACTTCATGATGATATGGTTACCCACTAAGGGGCGCAGCCCGGATTTGTAAGGGTTGAAAGTGAAAGCATTTTTTATGACGACAAACAGGTCAGAAAATAAATTGACAATTTGCCGTTCTTTAACCCCATCTTCCACCTTGATTACCTTACCGTCACATGGAGAGTAAATCGGCTCGCCCCAACCGTAGCACTTCGTTAAAGGGACACCGAAAATCAGATATCGAAGGGGGCTTGAATTGTAGAACTGCATTCCTTTTTTTTCCCAGTCGAGCCGGATAAAATCGTAGGCATAAGTCTGGCCAAGCTGGTCGGTGCCATGGCTGGGAATCTTCTTGGCAGGGGTGTTGGGCGCCTGCCACTCACCGCGGAGGGGAAAGTCGACAATTATCAGGTTTTGCATAATCTGAATTATTAGCCGGACCTAAAATATAAGCAAATGCAAGAAGAATTAACAAAGGATTTATTCCGATACTTCAACGTAAGCATGAAATGGCAGACATCCCAATGTTTAAATGATGGTAAAACTGAATTCAGAGGTTCTAGCTATTGT from Dehalogenimonas sp. W includes the following:
- a CDS encoding response regulator transcription factor, which translates into the protein MIVYDKPVPRHEFQLKQERVRVLIADDHQIAREGLKRIMAMDGAIEIVGEAINGVQAVMLTRSLLPDIVIMDVRMPELDGIGATKQIKENHSNIKIMMFSLFINEFLHDALEAGASGFILKDSDAESIIEAVHQTNSGGFPISPTIIQHIISDFPALLVNQNTTALTNRQLEILKLMSEGYCSKDIATQIFTSQSTTKREIRQILQVLEARDRAQAVSKAVQWELI
- a CDS encoding archaellin/type IV pilin N-terminal domain-containing protein — encoded protein: MLSKLINRIMKGKKGITGLETAIILIAFVTVAAVLAYTVLSAGLFSSERGKEAVYGGLESAQSTLTLKGSVIGEAATTDLDTVTFTLALAIAGPKVDMGSLVVNYLDVDEVVMGTTDFTFALSDGSTERGAADILEGDEQMVIVLDIATIAATTPPQAYDTFTVQIIPPTGASLTIQRTLPGGLTAVMNLN
- a CDS encoding IS3 family transposase (programmed frameshift); this encodes MPRKAFTAEQIINKLREAELLLNQGAKVPEVCRKIGVTDQTYYRWRKEYGGLNVDQAKRLKDLEKENAQLKHLVANLSLDNAILKEASPGKLLSPSRRRQVIARVLISLKISERRACQVLGQARSTQRHKESITDDEAQVTARITELASQYGRYGYRRITAMLQMAGWRVNHKRVERIWRKEGLKVPQKQPKRGRLWLNDGSCIRLRPEHRDHVWSYDFVAERTANGRAFRTLNIIDEFTRECLAIKVGRRITSQEVIDALFELFILRGIPEYIRSDNGPEFTAKQIRKWLNRIGVKTLFIEPGSPWENGYIESFNGKMRDELLNREIFFTLTEAKVLIEQWRKEYNQIRPHSALGNRPPAPEAVMSAALT
- a CDS encoding M23 family metallopeptidase — its product is MQNLIIVDFPLRGEWQAPNTPAKKIPSHGTDQLGQTYAYDFIRLDWEKKGMQFYNSSPLRYLIFGVPLTKCYGWGEPIYSPCDGKVIKVEDGVKERQIVNLFSDLFVVIKNAFTFNPYKSGLRPLVGNHIIMKCDNGAFSLLAHMQTGSIVVTAGQTVTHGQLLGRVGHSGNSTAPHLHFQLMDNPDLIQAQGIPCAFREYEVFCNTQWNTIRDGVPSDKDRIRLTKT